A genome region from Nitrospirota bacterium includes the following:
- a CDS encoding TlpA family protein disulfide reductase, with protein sequence MKAKSLILVSLFLIGVFLITYSLTRHDMKEKAMLESLYAPEFELEDAASGKRMLSSELRGKVLFINFWASWCSPCREEMPSIAKLSKHFSDNQDFILLPVLYRDSPQDAMNYLKESGFNLPILIDKTGKAARAYGLRGIPETYIVDKKGIIRKKVIGPYGWDSPDVLTFISGLLKE encoded by the coding sequence TTGAAAGCTAAATCTTTAATACTCGTATCTCTCTTTCTTATCGGAGTTTTTTTAATAACCTACAGCTTGACCCGTCACGATATGAAGGAAAAAGCAATGCTTGAAAGCTTATACGCGCCTGAATTTGAGCTTGAGGATGCCGCAAGCGGAAAAAGAATGCTGTCCTCAGAACTCAGGGGCAAGGTTTTATTTATTAATTTCTGGGCGTCGTGGTGCAGCCCGTGCCGGGAAGAAATGCCGTCAATCGCTAAGCTCTCCAAACATTTTTCAGACAATCAGGATTTTATTCTGCTGCCTGTCCTCTACAGGGACAGCCCGCAGGATGCCATGAATTATTTGAAAGAGAGCGGATTCAATCTGCCGATACTGATTGATAAAACCGGAAAAGCTGCCAGAGCTTATGGATTAAGAGGAATTCCTGAAACATACATCGTGGATAAAAAAGGCATCATCAGAAAAAAAGTCATCGGTCCTTATGGGTGGGATTCTCCGGATGTTCTGACATTTATCTCAGGCCTGCTCAAAGAATAA
- a CDS encoding DUF4416 family protein, with protein MGTPANPKPALLFTGILYSDESYLSKAKESLLSAFGAALLETPPVSWDYSEYYKEEIGSPIMRTFIFFKDLINRAEIADIKLRTNDIETLLSTDGKRNVNLDPGYLTLANVILATTKGYSHRIYLGKGIYGEVSLLYREKDKTFVPNIFTYSDYQDKKCIEMFIKAREFLKLKK; from the coding sequence ATGGGTACCCCAGCAAATCCTAAACCTGCACTTCTATTCACAGGGATTCTCTACTCTGATGAATCTTACTTATCCAAGGCAAAAGAATCTCTGTTAAGCGCCTTCGGAGCCGCACTTCTGGAAACACCGCCGGTAAGCTGGGATTATTCAGAATACTACAAAGAGGAAATCGGCTCGCCGATAATGAGAACCTTTATTTTTTTTAAAGACCTCATAAACCGTGCTGAGATTGCTGACATTAAACTCAGGACAAACGACATTGAGACATTGCTTTCAACAGACGGTAAAAGAAACGTCAACCTTGACCCCGGATACCTCACACTCGCAAATGTCATCCTTGCAACCACTAAGGGCTATTCACACAGGATTTACCTCGGCAAAGGCATCTACGGAGAGGTCTCTCTGCTGTATAGAGAAAAAGACAAGACCTTTGTGCCAAACATCTTTACATATTCAGACTATCAGGATAAAAAATGTATTGAGATGTTTATTAAAGCAAGAGAGTTTTTGAAACTAAAGAAATAG
- the proB gene encoding glutamate 5-kinase translates to MKRIVVKVGSNIVADEKEGLDTRRITAIASDIRDAQDMGCEVVVVSSGAVAAGMRKLGLKEKPKDIQLKQAAAAVGQSSLMWAYEKSFGEFGKKVAQVLLTRDDFTDRKRYINSKNTLDTLLSYGIIPIINENDTVATDEIKFGDNDNLASLVTGLVDAERLIILSDVEGLFSADPKKSHKSVLIKTVDEITAEIEAMAGGAGSAVSTGGMYSKILAAKRTVNNGITVNIISGKKSGLIVSLLKGNHHGTEFRPVRERLSSRKGWIVYGSRAKGSLHIDEGAVKALLHGGKSLLPSGITAVTGVFEIGDAVYCIDSDRKKIAKGITNYSSAEIEKIKGRKTSDVEKALGYRYSDEVIHRDNLVVL, encoded by the coding sequence ATGAAAAGGATTGTTGTAAAAGTGGGCAGCAACATAGTTGCTGATGAGAAAGAGGGGCTTGATACAAGGCGCATTACGGCTATTGCGTCTGATATCAGGGATGCTCAGGACATGGGCTGTGAGGTTGTCGTTGTCTCTTCAGGCGCTGTTGCCGCAGGCATGAGAAAGCTCGGGCTGAAGGAGAAACCGAAAGATATACAGCTTAAACAGGCTGCGGCTGCCGTAGGCCAGAGCAGTCTGATGTGGGCTTATGAGAAGAGCTTTGGAGAATTCGGCAAAAAAGTTGCGCAGGTTCTGCTCACGCGGGATGATTTTACCGACAGGAAGAGATACATCAATTCCAAGAACACGCTTGATACACTGCTTTCATACGGCATTATCCCGATAATCAATGAGAACGATACAGTTGCAACTGATGAAATAAAATTCGGCGACAATGACAACCTTGCCTCGCTTGTCACAGGGCTTGTTGACGCTGAAAGGCTGATAATTCTTTCTGATGTGGAGGGACTTTTTTCCGCTGACCCCAAGAAAAGCCATAAATCAGTCCTCATAAAAACAGTTGATGAGATTACGGCAGAGATTGAGGCAATGGCAGGTGGCGCGGGGAGCGCTGTCAGCACAGGAGGAATGTATTCAAAAATCCTTGCGGCAAAGAGGACTGTAAACAATGGAATCACTGTAAATATAATAAGCGGCAAAAAGAGCGGATTGATAGTGTCTCTCTTAAAAGGCAATCATCACGGAACTGAATTCAGGCCTGTAAGGGAGAGGCTATCTTCGCGTAAGGGCTGGATAGTCTATGGAAGCCGCGCAAAGGGCAGCCTGCATATAGATGAAGGAGCTGTTAAGGCATTGCTGCACGGAGGCAAGAGCCTCCTGCCTTCAGGGATTACTGCGGTTACGGGTGTTTTTGAGATAGGCGATGCCGTATATTGCATTGATTCGGACAGGAAAAAGATTGCAAAGGGAATTACGAACTATTCCTCAGCAGAGATAGAAAAGATAAAAGGCAGAAAGACGTCTGATGTGGAAAAGGCGCTGGGATACAGATATTCCGACGAGGTAATTCACAGGGATAACCTTGTGGTTTTATAG
- a CDS encoding DUF2059 domain-containing protein, which translates to MIVFRFAVILLLLTASYAFADEASKAAKLKELAKIQGLHEIIEQQRSYSHEQVKLIAPKMLQEAKTQFPGLKKATLVALDNAYQKFLNAAKPVWTTEEAVNAWSVYYGLHVTEDELDNILAFYRSPIGQKDAEAAKIAMQQWAIFFMEKNNVTVEKATQTYISELRAIIKAEVKKRNRK; encoded by the coding sequence ATGATTGTTTTTAGATTTGCTGTTATTTTGCTGCTCCTGACAGCATCGTATGCGTTTGCGGATGAGGCGTCAAAGGCAGCCAAACTTAAGGAACTTGCGAAGATTCAGGGCCTGCATGAAATAATCGAACAGCAGAGGTCCTACAGCCATGAGCAGGTCAAATTAATTGCTCCCAAGATGCTGCAGGAGGCCAAGACCCAATTCCCCGGTTTAAAGAAAGCGACACTTGTTGCTTTGGATAATGCGTATCAGAAATTCCTTAATGCGGCAAAACCAGTGTGGACGACTGAAGAGGCAGTGAATGCGTGGAGCGTTTATTACGGCCTGCATGTTACGGAAGATGAATTGGATAATATTCTTGCATTTTATAGATCGCCGATAGGCCAGAAGGATGCAGAGGCGGCTAAGATTGCCATGCAGCAGTGGGCTATTTTTTTTATGGAGAAAAACAATGTAACGGTTGAGAAGGCTACGCAGACATATATCTCTGAACTGAGGGCCATTATCAAAGCAGAGGTGAAAAAAAGAAACCGCAAGTAG
- the acs gene encoding acetate--CoA ligase gives MSGTKGIEVLMAENRTFPPPKEFSKKAHIKSMEEYEKLYKRSVEDPDGFWGEMAEKNLSWYKKWDKVLEYNFEKPEIKWFQGGSLNASYNCLDRFVNTPTRNKAAIIWEADDGSYKTYTYQQLYYEVNRFANVLKKHGVKKGDRITIYLPMIPELAISMLACARIGAIHSIVFGGFSAQALRNRIQDCKSKIVITSDKGARGGRFVPLKANADEALHECPTVEKMIVVRRTDGNVDMEPKRDLWWHDEINAADVAKYCEPEKMDSEDPLFILYTSGSTGKPKGVLHTTAGYMLFTNLTFRWIFDYHDEDIHFCTADIGWVTGHSYIIYGPLSSGATSLMFEGIPTYPNPGRFWDIVDKHKVNIFYTAPTAIRALMKEGESWVKNHDLSSLRLLGSVGEPINPEAWMWYYTNIGKEKLPIVDTWWQTETGGILISPLPGAMTLKPGSANRPFPGVVPKVLKEDGSPAGVNEGGYLVIEKPWPGMIRGTYGDSENKRIKEVYFSRFKGKYLTGDGARVDEAGDYWLMGRIDDVINISGHRLGTAEVESALVSHEAVAEAAVVGFPHEIKGEGIYAYVTLKDGRQPSDELKKILIGHVRTVIGPIATPDKLQFAPGLPKTRSGKIMRRILRKIAHGQIEDLGDTSTLADPSVVDNLVKGRL, from the coding sequence ATGTCAGGCACAAAAGGCATTGAAGTTTTGATGGCAGAGAACAGGACCTTTCCGCCGCCAAAAGAGTTCAGCAAAAAAGCGCATATAAAGAGCATGGAAGAATATGAAAAACTCTATAAGCGGTCGGTGGAAGACCCTGACGGGTTCTGGGGTGAGATGGCCGAAAAAAATCTTTCATGGTATAAAAAGTGGGATAAGGTTCTTGAATATAATTTTGAAAAACCTGAGATAAAGTGGTTTCAGGGCGGCAGCCTGAACGCATCGTATAACTGCCTGGACAGATTTGTAAATACCCCGACGAGGAACAAGGCGGCAATAATATGGGAAGCGGATGACGGAAGCTATAAAACATACACATATCAGCAGCTTTATTACGAGGTGAACAGGTTTGCAAATGTCCTGAAAAAACATGGAGTGAAGAAAGGCGACAGGATTACCATCTATCTTCCGATGATTCCGGAACTTGCGATTTCCATGCTTGCGTGCGCGAGAATCGGAGCAATCCACAGCATTGTATTCGGCGGATTCAGCGCTCAAGCTTTAAGAAACAGGATTCAGGACTGCAAATCAAAAATTGTTATTACATCGGACAAGGGCGCGAGGGGCGGAAGATTCGTTCCTCTGAAGGCAAATGCCGACGAGGCTCTGCATGAATGCCCTACGGTTGAAAAGATGATAGTGGTAAGAAGGACAGACGGCAATGTTGATATGGAGCCTAAAAGAGACCTCTGGTGGCATGATGAAATTAATGCCGCTGACGTTGCCAAATATTGCGAGCCTGAGAAAATGGATTCGGAAGACCCGCTTTTTATCCTTTACACATCCGGCTCAACAGGAAAGCCCAAAGGCGTTCTTCATACAACAGCCGGATATATGCTTTTCACAAACCTGACTTTCAGGTGGATATTTGATTATCACGACGAAGATATTCACTTCTGCACAGCGGACATCGGATGGGTCACAGGGCACAGCTATATTATCTATGGCCCGTTGAGCAGCGGCGCCACAAGCCTAATGTTTGAGGGGATTCCGACGTATCCGAATCCCGGCAGGTTCTGGGATATAGTTGACAAACATAAGGTCAATATCTTTTATACTGCGCCGACTGCGATAAGGGCCTTGATGAAAGAAGGCGAAAGCTGGGTGAAAAATCATGACCTTTCATCCTTGAGGCTTCTCGGTTCAGTCGGAGAGCCGATAAATCCTGAAGCATGGATGTGGTATTACACTAATATAGGTAAAGAAAAACTCCCTATTGTTGATACCTGGTGGCAGACAGAGACAGGCGGCATTCTCATATCGCCACTGCCCGGGGCAATGACATTGAAGCCCGGCTCTGCAAACAGGCCGTTTCCTGGTGTTGTTCCGAAAGTCTTAAAAGAGGACGGCTCACCTGCAGGTGTGAATGAAGGCGGTTACCTTGTAATTGAAAAGCCATGGCCCGGAATGATAAGAGGCACTTACGGAGACTCTGAAAACAAAAGGATTAAAGAGGTATACTTTTCCCGCTTTAAAGGCAAGTATTTAACCGGAGACGGAGCGAGGGTTGATGAGGCTGGAGATTACTGGCTGATGGGAAGAATAGATGATGTTATAAACATCTCCGGTCACAGGCTTGGAACAGCAGAGGTTGAGTCAGCGCTCGTAAGCCACGAGGCGGTTGCAGAAGCTGCGGTTGTTGGTTTTCCTCATGAGATAAAGGGAGAGGGTATATATGCTTATGTTACATTAAAAGACGGCAGACAGCCCTCTGATGAGCTTAAGAAGATACTCATCGGCCACGTAAGGACAGTCATAGGCCCGATCGCAACCCCTGATAAATTACAATTTGCCCCGGGCCTGCCAAAGACAAGAAGCGGAAAGATTATGAGAAGGATTCTGAGAAAAATCGCGCATGGGCAGATAGAAGACCTTGGCGATACTTCAACGCTTGCGGACCCTTCTGTTGTTGATAATCTGGTAAAAGGAAGGCTTTAG
- a CDS encoding HD-GYP domain-containing protein, translating into MASKESREEAFKKAKDIVNQLAVIIRTSAIHDPGNIAVTTAIERFTAIINPLILSEGELLLELGGEFFYLNEARIRYSLEYLPSFDFLVKEFKRRELGSIVFRDALKSEDMQSFLRALIASASSLESFEALAEEMADGGSLGVGRLRKIRDEEKTEGSSDVRKMVKKSYFNAVSYTRGVVSKIKSGEKVNIKKAKRVVESMVDLILEEEQLLLGMTTIKDYDEYTYHHSVNVSILAVALAQRLGLSKRALTELGLVALFHDIGKIEIPSEVLNKPTSFTDDEWHMMQKHPFWGVRAILKMRGIDATVARAAIVAFEHHMYHDFSGYPKTREPFELDFYSKIISLADQYDAMTSARVYSRIPMPPDRALSIMMERAGTQLDPILFKFFINMIGVFPVGTLVMLDTRELGLVYQSDTVFLDRPKVLVVISSKGEKADRYIVDLTEKAPDGKFLRTIVKTMDPNKYRINLAEYLL; encoded by the coding sequence ATGGCCAGTAAGGAAAGCAGGGAAGAGGCATTTAAGAAGGCCAAAGACATAGTAAACCAGCTTGCGGTTATTATAAGGACCTCCGCTATCCATGACCCCGGCAATATTGCCGTGACTACGGCGATAGAGAGGTTTACTGCGATTATAAACCCCTTGATTTTATCTGAAGGAGAACTGCTTCTTGAACTCGGAGGCGAGTTTTTTTATCTGAATGAAGCAAGGATAAGATACTCTCTGGAATATCTTCCGAGCTTTGATTTTCTTGTAAAAGAATTTAAAAGGAGAGAATTGGGCAGTATTGTGTTCAGAGACGCCTTAAAATCTGAAGATATGCAGAGCTTTTTAAGGGCGCTCATAGCTTCAGCTTCCTCTCTGGAGTCTTTTGAGGCGCTTGCAGAAGAGATGGCGGATGGCGGCAGTTTAGGAGTCGGCAGGCTAAGGAAGATACGAGATGAGGAAAAAACTGAGGGCAGTTCTGATGTCCGGAAAATGGTAAAAAAATCATATTTTAACGCTGTTTCATATACCAGAGGCGTTGTAAGCAAGATCAAGTCAGGTGAAAAGGTAAACATAAAAAAGGCAAAGAGAGTAGTAGAGTCCATGGTAGACCTGATACTTGAAGAAGAGCAACTGCTCCTGGGCATGACTACCATTAAAGATTATGATGAGTATACATATCACCATTCGGTTAATGTAAGCATACTCGCTGTAGCGCTTGCGCAGAGACTCGGCCTGAGCAAGAGGGCTCTGACAGAACTGGGCCTTGTTGCGCTGTTTCATGATATAGGCAAGATAGAAATACCCAGCGAGGTGTTGAATAAACCGACCAGTTTTACCGATGATGAATGGCACATGATGCAAAAACATCCATTCTGGGGCGTGAGGGCTATACTCAAAATGAGGGGTATTGATGCTACAGTAGCAAGGGCGGCTATTGTCGCATTTGAGCATCATATGTACCATGATTTTTCAGGGTACCCTAAAACGAGAGAACCATTCGAATTGGATTTCTATTCAAAGATTATAAGTCTTGCCGACCAGTATGATGCAATGACATCAGCGCGGGTTTATTCAAGAATCCCGATGCCTCCTGACAGGGCGTTGAGCATTATGATGGAGAGGGCAGGGACGCAGCTTGATCCGATTCTCTTTAAGTTTTTTATTAATATGATAGGTGTATTTCCTGTAGGGACTCTCGTTATGCTTGATACCAGAGAACTGGGACTCGTCTATCAGAGCGATACTGTTTTTTTAGACAGGCCCAAGGTTCTGGTTGTCATCAGCAGCAAAGGAGAAAAGGCAGATAGATATATTGTTGATCTCACGGAAAAAGCCCCTGACGGAAAATTCCTGAGAACTATTGTTAAGACAATGGACCCTAATAAATACAGGATTAATCTCGCCGAATATTTGCTCTGA
- a CDS encoding HEAT repeat domain-containing protein, protein MELLDDIKAAKEIVQALLKSKKTFRMYPETNPMYAKTIEDTNAKFRNFFDYRDELTFKIKQNEIFCDSEQIYYNSQKEDNIALFFFKDGLREITFKKGFSVKELEDFLRILTVDYDREVLDDDVVTLLWERDFQNVKYVVDEAFLTEDEDYESEAVREVKDKASDGDELTKAYEDSFNEEGVKDAVIVPLTDKDLQTVVKEMDKDAHDKTGKLITIIFEMLYQAENKSEYEDVAHFLNSIIEFSITHGDLETALHTLRKTREVIGGPFIADDARKNLDMVFSFLGFDATIKLLGELLDSGIEINEKVWDEYVAFLDKNAIQPFITILGELKSIPARKNVINALISLGRKDIQSLAKGLYDSRWYVVRNIIYILGKIGDKAAVDYLLKTVNHSDIRVRKEGIKALGELGAPGVFPALRECFNDPEVQIRTAAARALGNIRSTTAKNIILQRMTAATFVKTEFSERKEFYEVLSHWKDNDIVEFLMKTFKKKAFFKRAFNDENRACAAYCLGLMGNKDALPLLHKAKESRNKLLREYVYSAIKRIEYGQ, encoded by the coding sequence ATGGAATTGCTTGATGACATAAAAGCGGCAAAAGAGATAGTTCAGGCGCTTCTTAAGTCCAAGAAGACGTTCAGGATGTATCCTGAGACGAATCCGATGTATGCCAAGACCATTGAGGATACTAATGCAAAATTCAGAAACTTTTTTGATTACAGGGACGAACTGACATTCAAGATAAAGCAGAATGAGATCTTCTGTGATTCCGAGCAGATATATTACAACTCCCAGAAAGAAGACAATATTGCGCTTTTTTTCTTTAAGGACGGTTTGAGAGAAATAACTTTCAAGAAGGGATTTTCCGTGAAGGAACTGGAGGATTTCCTGAGAATTCTTACGGTTGATTATGACAGGGAAGTTCTTGACGATGATGTAGTGACACTTCTGTGGGAGAGGGATTTCCAGAACGTAAAATATGTTGTTGATGAGGCGTTTCTTACGGAAGATGAGGATTACGAGAGTGAGGCGGTAAGAGAGGTAAAAGATAAGGCATCAGACGGGGATGAACTGACAAAGGCATACGAGGATTCATTTAACGAAGAAGGCGTTAAAGATGCAGTGATAGTCCCTCTGACGGATAAGGACCTTCAAACTGTTGTGAAAGAGATGGACAAGGATGCTCATGACAAAACAGGCAAGCTCATCACAATTATTTTCGAAATGCTTTATCAGGCTGAGAATAAAAGCGAATACGAAGATGTGGCGCACTTCCTGAACAGCATTATAGAGTTTTCAATAACACATGGCGATTTGGAGACAGCGCTGCATACTCTCAGGAAAACAAGAGAGGTAATCGGCGGCCCATTCATTGCCGATGATGCCAGGAAAAATCTGGACATGGTTTTTTCTTTTCTGGGATTTGACGCCACAATAAAACTCCTCGGCGAATTGCTTGACAGCGGAATTGAGATAAACGAAAAGGTCTGGGATGAATATGTGGCATTTCTTGATAAAAATGCTATTCAGCCGTTCATAACAATACTCGGAGAGCTCAAGAGTATTCCCGCAAGAAAGAACGTTATTAATGCCTTAATATCTCTTGGGAGAAAAGACATACAGAGCCTTGCGAAGGGACTTTACGATTCGAGGTGGTATGTTGTCAGAAATATTATTTATATACTGGGAAAGATAGGCGATAAAGCGGCTGTGGATTATCTTCTTAAGACAGTAAATCACAGCGATATAAGAGTCAGAAAGGAAGGGATAAAGGCTCTGGGGGAACTCGGCGCCCCGGGAGTGTTCCCGGCGTTAAGGGAATGCTTTAATGACCCCGAGGTTCAGATAAGGACTGCTGCGGCAAGGGCTCTCGGCAATATCCGCTCAACGACCGCTAAAAACATAATACTTCAGAGGATGACAGCTGCAACTTTCGTAAAGACGGAGTTTAGCGAGAGAAAAGAATTCTATGAGGTTCTCTCTCATTGGAAAGACAATGATATAGTGGAATTTTTGATGAAAACTTTTAAGAAGAAAGCATTTTTTAAGCGGGCCTTTAATGATGAAAACAGGGCCTGCGCAGCATACTGCCTTGGATTGATGGGAAACAAAGACGCGCTGCCGTTGCTGCATAAGGCAAAGGAGTCAAGAAATAAGCTCCTGAGAGAATATGTCTATTCTGCAATTAAAAGGATAGAGTATGGCCAGTAA
- the tatC gene encoding twin-arginine translocase subunit TatC — MESERMPLIEHLGELRKRITISLTALLIAFMVAFNYSEELFKSIMFPLKYTLSFSVKNPFISIIPQEKLSRTMKLVFLAPAEAFWMSMKVAFVAGLALALPVIFHQLWKFISPGLLAREKKYVLPFVISATALFMAGAAFCFFIVLPFAMGFLLTYNVGAVLMPMLSVGQYVDFCLKFILAFGAVFELPIVIIFLTRMGIVTTKTLAKNRKYAILIAFIIAAVLTPTPDMFNQTLMAIPMIVLYEVGILVSRIFVRGKTPDAG; from the coding sequence ATGGAAAGTGAAAGAATGCCTCTCATAGAACATCTCGGAGAGCTCAGAAAGAGGATTACCATATCTCTGACTGCCCTGCTGATAGCTTTTATGGTTGCGTTTAACTATTCCGAAGAACTTTTCAAATCCATTATGTTTCCGCTTAAATACACTCTGTCCTTTTCCGTGAAAAATCCTTTTATAAGCATAATCCCTCAGGAAAAACTTTCCCGGACTATGAAGCTTGTATTTCTGGCGCCTGCCGAGGCTTTCTGGATGAGCATGAAAGTAGCATTTGTAGCCGGCCTGGCGCTTGCCTTGCCTGTAATATTTCACCAGCTGTGGAAGTTTATATCGCCGGGCCTTCTTGCAAGGGAAAAGAAATATGTGCTCCCATTTGTCATTTCAGCGACAGCTCTCTTTATGGCGGGTGCCGCATTCTGTTTTTTTATAGTCCTTCCGTTTGCAATGGGGTTTCTTTTAACCTATAACGTAGGCGCTGTTCTGATGCCTATGCTGTCGGTGGGGCAGTATGTGGATTTCTGCCTTAAGTTTATACTCGCATTCGGAGCTGTTTTTGAGCTGCCTATTGTTATCATCTTTCTTACACGCATGGGTATTGTAACTACCAAGACACTCGCAAAAAACAGGAAATATGCCATATTAATTGCCTTCATCATAGCTGCCGTACTTACTCCAACACCGGACATGTTTAATCAGACTCTGATGGCTATACCCATGATAGTCCTTTACGAAGTAGGTATCCTTGTATCAAGAATATTTGTGAGGGGAAAAACACCAGATGCCGGTTAG
- the tatB gene encoding twin-arginine translocase subunit TatB — translation MFDIGMQELILIFIVALLVFGPKRLPELGRTIGKGMAEFKKAMYGIKEQMDSELHDIKEPMSHLDVTGKTEKEATTAKEATTAKERTDKEKGAE, via the coding sequence ATGTTTGACATCGGAATGCAGGAACTTATACTTATTTTTATAGTTGCTTTACTGGTTTTCGGCCCTAAGAGGCTTCCTGAACTTGGCAGGACAATCGGTAAGGGCATGGCTGAGTTTAAGAAGGCAATGTACGGCATTAAGGAGCAGATGGACTCTGAACTGCATGATATAAAAGAACCAATGTCCCATCTGGATGTTACCGGCAAAACCGAAAAAGAGGCAACTACAGCTAAAGAGGCAACTACAGCGAAGGAACGTACAGATAAAGAGAAAGGGGCAGAGTGA